From one Malus sylvestris chromosome 1, drMalSylv7.2, whole genome shotgun sequence genomic stretch:
- the LOC126621503 gene encoding abscisic acid receptor PYL3-like codes for MSIGGGDSVEAEYIRRHHRHEPRENQCTSALVRHIKAPVHLVWSLVRRFDQPQKYKPFVSRCTMKGDLGIGSVREVNVKSGLPATTSTERLELLDDDEHILGIRIVGGDHRLRNYSSIITVHREVIEGRPGTLVIESFVVDVPDGNTKDETCYFVEALIRCNLKSLADVSERMAVQDRTEPINQ; via the exons ATGAGCATCGGCGGCGGCGACTCGGTGGAGGCGGAGTACATAAGGAGGCACCACAGGCACGAGCCCAGAGAGAACCAGTGCACTTCCGCTCTGGTCAGGCACATCAAAGCCCCTGTGCATCTC GTCTGGTCCTTGGTGAGGAGATTTGATCAACCGCAGAAGTACAAGCCGTTTGTTAGTCGGTGCACCATGAAGGGGGACCTTGGCATTGGGAGCGTTAGAGAAGTGAATGTTAAATCTGGTCTTCCCGCAACAACCAGCACTGAGAGGCTGGAGCTTCTTGATGATGATGAGCACATTCTTGGCATCAGGATTGTTGGCGGTGATCATAGGCTAAGG AACTACTCTTCAATTATTACCGTCCACCGTGAGGTTATTGAAGGAAGACCAGGGACACTTGTTATTGAATCCTTTGTAGTGGATGTGCCTGATGGGAATACCAAGGATGAGACATGCTACTTTGTTGAGGCTCTGATCCGGTGCAATCTCAAGTCTTTGGCTGATGTCTCAGAGAGGATGGCTGTCCAGGACCGAACCGAACCTATCAATCAATAG